A portion of the Leifsonia sp. EB41 genome contains these proteins:
- a CDS encoding S1C family serine protease: MTENEPARAEGASVPQTQAPSPTRRRRRGWIGAVIAVVVALIVGALLGWGVGRSSATQTASSTSTGAATSQQVSACDAITVSNEVLPAIVTVSAVGSAGGGTGTGEIITPDGYIVTNNHVISGAVGGGKISVTTSGGANAAAELVGRDPRSDLAVLKVTASSSLPTVPWGNSANVVVGQPVVALGAPLGLSGTVTSGIVSALGRTVPVPGDDGQTAILANSIQTDASINPGNSGGALVDCSGDLIGINSAIATVPNSAGQSGGGSVGIGFAIPSDFAHSIVDQIIKTGSVTYPYFGISVVPVPPAAASKLKVAEGLYVASVVSGGPAAQAGLQEGDVITEIGGKPATDTDVLIQTVMTTQAGQTVDVTYVRDGQTAKTTVTLEMPPG, translated from the coding sequence ATGACCGAGAACGAACCGGCGCGCGCCGAAGGGGCGTCCGTGCCGCAGACTCAGGCACCGTCGCCGACGCGGCGGAGACGGCGTGGCTGGATCGGGGCCGTGATCGCCGTGGTGGTCGCGCTGATCGTCGGCGCCCTGCTCGGCTGGGGAGTCGGACGCTCCTCCGCGACGCAGACGGCCTCCTCCACCTCGACCGGTGCAGCGACGAGCCAGCAGGTGAGCGCGTGCGACGCCATCACCGTCTCGAACGAGGTGCTGCCGGCGATCGTCACGGTCTCCGCGGTCGGCTCGGCGGGAGGTGGTACGGGCACCGGCGAGATCATCACCCCGGACGGCTACATCGTCACCAACAACCATGTGATCTCCGGTGCCGTGGGCGGCGGGAAGATCTCCGTGACGACCTCCGGCGGGGCGAACGCTGCGGCCGAGCTGGTCGGCCGTGACCCCCGCTCGGACCTCGCGGTGCTGAAGGTGACGGCGTCGTCGTCGCTGCCGACCGTGCCGTGGGGCAATTCGGCGAACGTGGTCGTCGGTCAGCCGGTCGTGGCGCTCGGCGCTCCGCTCGGCCTGTCCGGTACGGTCACCTCGGGCATCGTCAGCGCGCTGGGCCGGACCGTGCCGGTGCCCGGCGACGACGGCCAGACCGCGATCCTCGCCAACTCCATCCAGACCGACGCCTCGATCAACCCCGGCAACTCGGGGGGCGCGCTCGTGGACTGCTCGGGCGACCTGATCGGCATCAACTCGGCCATCGCGACGGTCCCGAACTCCGCGGGCCAGTCCGGCGGCGGCAGCGTCGGCATCGGCTTCGCGATCCCGTCCGACTTCGCGCACAGCATCGTGGACCAGATCATCAAGACCGGGAGCGTCACCTACCCCTACTTCGGGATCTCGGTGGTGCCCGTCCCGCCCGCAGCCGCCTCCAAGCTGAAGGTCGCCGAGGGCCTGTACGTGGCCTCGGTCGTCAGCGGCGGCCCCGCGGCGCAGGCCGGCCTCCAGGAGGGCGACGTCATCACCGAGATCGGCGGCAAGCCCGCGACGGACACGGATGTCCTGATCCAGACCGTGATGACCACGCAGGCCGGGCAGACGGTGGACGTCACGTACGTACGCGACGGACAGACGGCGAAGACGACGGTGACGCTGGAGATGCCGCCCGGATGA
- a CDS encoding mannosyltransferase family protein has translation MPVTLWTVAHAAIVGWALVVRAVVLVVSGHAAAMSPAALFYHWDSVYFGSIALHGYVGPGTGPTWSAFFPGYPAAARVALAAVGFPHPDHQQVVIALEAVAAIASLAASLLVWRLAHRHYGDRVAVAATVLFVLGPYAVFLVAPYSEALFVAFALGAWLCAERGRWWEAGALAACASATRIDGVFLIAGLAVAVAVRLHSRGEPFLMKAFGTAAIGSAGILGYWAALWAWTGNPTAWFTAQHTGWHRALTWPWITLRDTVESVFVPPWPHGLQNALDLVFAALIVTALVVFLRRRQWAAATYVGLTALAMMTSTTYLSIARSTVVLFPLTLLVATTVGDDRRRWIFRTVLAAGLVLLALNTALFVNAVWVD, from the coding sequence GTGCCCGTCACGCTGTGGACGGTCGCGCACGCCGCGATCGTCGGCTGGGCGCTGGTGGTGCGCGCCGTCGTGCTCGTGGTCAGCGGCCACGCCGCCGCGATGTCGCCTGCCGCGCTCTTCTACCACTGGGACAGCGTCTACTTCGGGTCGATCGCCCTGCACGGCTACGTCGGACCGGGCACCGGTCCCACCTGGTCGGCGTTCTTCCCCGGCTACCCCGCGGCCGCCCGCGTCGCGCTCGCCGCGGTCGGGTTCCCGCATCCCGACCATCAGCAGGTGGTGATCGCCCTGGAGGCGGTCGCCGCGATCGCCTCGCTGGCGGCGTCGCTGCTGGTGTGGCGCCTGGCGCATCGTCACTACGGCGACCGGGTGGCGGTCGCCGCGACGGTCCTGTTCGTCCTCGGCCCGTACGCGGTGTTCCTGGTGGCCCCGTACTCGGAGGCGCTCTTCGTCGCCTTCGCCCTCGGCGCGTGGCTGTGCGCGGAGCGCGGCCGCTGGTGGGAGGCCGGCGCGCTCGCCGCGTGCGCGTCCGCCACCCGGATCGACGGCGTCTTCCTGATCGCCGGCCTCGCGGTGGCCGTCGCGGTCCGCCTCCACAGCCGCGGCGAGCCGTTCCTGATGAAGGCGTTCGGGACTGCCGCGATCGGCTCCGCCGGCATCCTCGGCTACTGGGCCGCGCTCTGGGCGTGGACGGGGAACCCGACCGCGTGGTTCACCGCGCAGCACACGGGCTGGCACCGCGCGCTCACCTGGCCGTGGATCACCCTGCGCGACACCGTCGAGTCGGTCTTCGTCCCGCCGTGGCCGCACGGCCTCCAGAACGCCCTCGACCTCGTCTTCGCCGCCCTCATCGTCACCGCGCTGGTCGTGTTCCTCCGTCGCCGCCAGTGGGCGGCGGCCACGTACGTCGGCCTGACGGCGCTCGCGATGATGACGAGCACCACCTACCTCTCGATCGCCCGCTCGACGGTCGTGCTGTTCCCCCTGACCCTCCTGGTCGCGACGACCGTCGGGGATGACCGGCGACGCTGGATCTTCCGCACCGTGCTCGCGGCGGGACTGGTCCTCCTCGCGCTCAACACGGCGCTGTTCGTGAACGCGGTGTGGGTGGACTGA
- a CDS encoding carbohydrate-binding protein, translating into MSTTTEYSINPFLPPDEYIPDGEPRVFGDRVYVYGSHDLAGVATGMCAGDYVCYSAPLDDLSDWRYERVVYERRQDPFARRMTEKGDRLGLKSHLFAPDVIELDGRYYLYYGVALERSGIAVAVADSPIGPFEYLGRVRYPEDDRPAGWRDDADGIADGDRAFAAGRPALGPLGIRMKDYPYDPALLVHDGRLFLYYGLGYCYVVELDRRDKRTVIRNPETGKYATQLFAGRPGSILAAMLLGRGPKSQFVNGPSIREIDGRFWLSYYASGRDGFNGMCHAVASDPRGPFTPVGPLVSLGNTGYDGQGRPTDRVGNTHGGMFAVGDQWFQVYHRHTADGRQACATPLTRRPDGTFEHAEYTSQGFSTGPLPAFRRWPAYIACHLTDARGRGATRTKGPNVAERARIGGPDRNDPTNEDIVSVVTGLTEGAVVGYKHFDFGDRAGATATATIELNTESAGTVEVRLDDPVAGPVVAVIHAMPTGGRWSSFTSKLATVAGTHAVYLTFHPDGAALGSLATLEFASTAH; encoded by the coding sequence ATGTCGACGACGACCGAGTACTCGATCAATCCGTTCCTGCCGCCGGACGAGTACATCCCCGATGGGGAGCCGCGGGTCTTCGGCGACCGGGTCTACGTCTACGGGTCCCACGACCTCGCCGGGGTCGCGACCGGGATGTGCGCCGGGGACTACGTCTGCTACTCCGCGCCGCTCGACGACCTGTCGGACTGGCGCTACGAGCGGGTGGTGTACGAGCGCCGCCAGGATCCCTTCGCCCGGCGGATGACCGAGAAGGGCGACAGGCTCGGGCTGAAGTCGCACCTGTTCGCCCCCGATGTCATCGAGCTCGACGGCAGGTACTACCTCTACTACGGCGTCGCGCTCGAGCGGTCGGGCATCGCAGTGGCGGTCGCGGATTCGCCGATCGGCCCATTCGAGTACCTCGGCCGGGTCCGCTACCCCGAGGACGACAGGCCGGCAGGCTGGCGGGACGACGCGGACGGCATCGCGGACGGCGACCGGGCGTTCGCCGCCGGCCGGCCCGCGCTCGGCCCGCTCGGCATCCGGATGAAGGACTACCCCTACGATCCCGCCCTCCTGGTCCACGACGGCCGGCTCTTCCTCTACTACGGCCTCGGGTACTGCTACGTGGTCGAACTCGACAGACGCGACAAGCGCACGGTGATCAGGAACCCGGAGACCGGGAAGTACGCGACGCAGCTCTTCGCCGGGCGGCCGGGGAGCATCCTCGCAGCGATGCTGCTCGGGCGCGGGCCGAAGAGCCAGTTCGTCAACGGTCCCTCCATCCGCGAGATCGACGGCCGGTTCTGGCTCAGCTACTACGCCTCCGGCCGCGACGGGTTCAACGGGATGTGCCACGCTGTCGCATCGGACCCGCGCGGACCGTTCACCCCGGTCGGGCCGCTGGTGTCGCTCGGCAACACCGGCTACGACGGCCAGGGGCGTCCGACCGACCGGGTGGGCAACACCCACGGCGGGATGTTCGCCGTCGGGGACCAGTGGTTCCAGGTGTATCACCGGCACACCGCCGACGGACGCCAGGCCTGCGCCACCCCGCTCACCCGCCGCCCGGACGGGACGTTCGAGCACGCGGAGTACACGTCGCAGGGCTTCAGCACCGGACCGCTTCCCGCCTTCCGGCGCTGGCCCGCGTACATTGCGTGCCACCTGACCGACGCACGCGGGCGCGGGGCGACCCGGACGAAGGGCCCGAACGTCGCCGAGCGCGCCCGGATCGGCGGGCCGGACCGCAACGACCCGACGAACGAGGACATCGTCTCCGTCGTCACCGGGCTCACCGAGGGCGCCGTCGTCGGCTACAAGCACTTCGACTTCGGCGACCGGGCCGGCGCAACCGCGACAGCGACCATCGAGCTGAACACGGAGTCGGCGGGCACCGTGGAGGTGCGGCTCGACGACCCCGTCGCCGGGCCGGTCGTCGCCGTCATCCACGCGATGCCGACCGGGGGGCGGTGGTCGTCCTTCACCTCGAAGCTGGCCACGGTCGCCGGAACGCACGCCGTGTATCTGACCTTCCACCCCGACGGCGCCGCCCTCGGATCCCTCGCGACCCTCGAATTCGCGTCGACCGCTCACTGA
- a CDS encoding fibronectin type III domain-containing protein → MIRSRAVLCLAIVGVSGAALVGTTSSAAVGATTAPIVSLNTVQQRDRDRFQTNVFSDGTAGRIIRASVANGLELTGSSLSGGSGYSFTITPPPGGSLQPGDQLIMMLPNGTPDPSQTTVNMQYNGFGADAEQGELNIRDLAWDATGQITRFDITFTQISGLGPYGFSAEMRMGENEETSVDLGARTMRWLETPLGFPVQTESEWLHNVGSSSVAIGATSVSGDASADYPIRTDTCSGHTLAPGAMCSIGVGFSPTKPGPRDALLNLHVGGTVQQVSLAGQGSLGTSSVTTSGSDELDLGTTHSLVAGSSWAIAARPGYHWQTMAPSGDDSTRTTVDMSDEDGRGPMALGVHPTVYYSASAGTGAYGETTGINGYTCGWSTGSMDVKAFAVDAYDYPTLANITYTQTCGDDTKPMTGVLLWHWRSDITPPAAPTAVAVSGSSPRTASWRPSASTDVARTIARLVEGTGAAATPASGYPLSDGTATSATLPALQNNERYSVVVFAVDTSGNTSPAGSATFTVGTPSAPLALAGPPTNVKAVAGDGSATVSFTPPADNGGSAITGYLVHSWGGLQQATGTSSPITISGLRNGSPNNFLVYAITAVGRGQSSFLSNTIVPGPVAPPPPPPAPKQFLPDPGFESGAGGWVGFVAGAASHVSSPVRTGTGALQVTTTSSTPTMAGITQNTAVPSSVAGTTYSFSCWVRPSSSGMNLQARFLEYTQNFSSDIHLPVTTATALPVGVWTKLSVTGTAVKGGERMVSQIYATDQTHAGAIAYDDCSLTASG, encoded by the coding sequence GTGATCCGTTCTCGAGCCGTCTTGTGCCTGGCGATCGTCGGCGTCTCCGGCGCGGCATTGGTGGGCACCACATCCAGCGCCGCCGTCGGGGCGACGACCGCGCCGATCGTCTCTCTCAACACCGTCCAGCAGCGCGACCGCGACCGATTCCAGACGAACGTCTTCTCGGACGGGACGGCCGGAAGAATCATCCGGGCGTCCGTGGCGAACGGACTGGAGCTGACAGGGTCCAGCCTGTCCGGTGGGTCCGGGTACTCCTTCACGATCACTCCACCTCCCGGCGGTTCACTGCAGCCGGGGGATCAGCTCATCATGATGCTTCCGAACGGCACTCCCGATCCCTCGCAGACGACCGTGAACATGCAGTACAACGGCTTCGGCGCCGACGCGGAGCAGGGTGAGCTGAACATCCGCGACCTCGCGTGGGATGCCACCGGCCAGATCACCCGGTTCGACATCACCTTCACGCAGATTTCCGGGTTGGGACCGTACGGCTTCTCCGCCGAGATGCGGATGGGCGAGAACGAGGAGACCTCCGTCGACCTCGGCGCCAGGACCATGCGCTGGCTCGAGACTCCCCTCGGCTTCCCTGTGCAGACGGAGTCCGAATGGCTGCACAACGTGGGCTCGTCCAGCGTGGCGATCGGCGCCACCTCCGTCTCCGGTGACGCGTCGGCGGACTACCCGATTCGCACCGACACCTGCTCTGGGCACACCCTGGCCCCTGGCGCGATGTGCTCCATCGGCGTCGGCTTCTCGCCGACGAAGCCGGGACCCCGTGATGCGCTTCTGAACCTCCACGTGGGCGGTACCGTCCAGCAGGTCTCGCTCGCCGGCCAGGGATCGCTCGGCACCTCCAGCGTCACGACTTCCGGCTCCGACGAGTTGGACCTCGGGACCACGCACTCGCTCGTCGCCGGCTCCTCCTGGGCGATCGCGGCGCGTCCCGGGTACCACTGGCAGACCATGGCGCCGTCCGGAGACGACTCGACCAGGACGACCGTGGACATGTCCGACGAGGACGGGCGCGGACCGATGGCCCTCGGCGTTCACCCGACCGTGTACTACAGCGCCTCCGCCGGCACGGGAGCGTACGGGGAGACGACGGGCATCAACGGCTACACCTGCGGATGGAGCACGGGCAGCATGGATGTGAAGGCCTTCGCGGTCGACGCGTACGACTACCCGACGCTGGCGAACATCACGTACACCCAGACGTGCGGCGACGACACGAAACCCATGACGGGGGTGCTGCTCTGGCACTGGCGGAGCGACATCACCCCGCCGGCCGCGCCCACAGCCGTCGCCGTGAGCGGGTCGTCGCCGCGCACAGCGAGCTGGCGGCCCTCGGCATCGACCGACGTCGCGCGAACGATCGCACGGCTGGTCGAGGGCACCGGCGCCGCGGCGACGCCGGCTAGCGGCTACCCGCTCTCCGACGGGACGGCGACCTCCGCCACGCTTCCAGCGCTCCAGAACAACGAGCGATACTCCGTCGTCGTCTTCGCTGTCGACACGTCCGGCAACACGAGCCCGGCCGGGAGCGCGACGTTCACCGTCGGCACTCCGAGCGCACCGCTCGCGCTCGCCGGACCGCCCACCAACGTGAAGGCCGTCGCAGGCGACGGATCGGCGACGGTCTCCTTCACGCCGCCGGCCGACAATGGCGGCTCCGCGATCACGGGGTACCTCGTGCACTCCTGGGGCGGCCTGCAACAGGCCACAGGAACCAGCAGTCCCATCACCATCTCAGGGCTGCGAAACGGCAGCCCGAACAACTTCCTCGTCTACGCCATCACCGCGGTCGGCCGCGGGCAGTCGTCGTTCCTCAGCAACACCATCGTGCCCGGCCCCGTCGCGCCGCCGCCTCCTCCGCCCGCGCCGAAGCAGTTCCTTCCCGATCCGGGCTTCGAGTCGGGCGCCGGGGGATGGGTCGGCTTCGTCGCAGGCGCGGCCTCCCACGTCTCGTCCCCCGTCCGCACGGGAACGGGAGCGCTTCAGGTGACGACCACGAGCAGCACGCCGACGATGGCCGGGATCACCCAGAACACGGCCGTCCCGTCGAGCGTGGCGGGCACCACGTACTCGTTCTCCTGCTGGGTGCGACCGAGCAGCTCCGGCATGAACCTGCAGGCGCGGTTCCTGGAGTACACCCAGAACTTCAGCAGCGACATCCATCTCCCCGTCACGACGGCGACGGCGCTGCCGGTCGGCGTCTGGACGAAGCTGAGTGTCACCGGCACCGCCGTCAAGGGAGGCGAACGGATGGTCTCCCAGATCTATGCGACCGATCAGACCCACGCAGGGGCAATCGCCTATGACGACTGCTCGCTCACCGCGAGCGGGTAA
- a CDS encoding acyltransferase family protein, with product MSITTMSTAEATAAPAPATETEPAAKPRSGAVDLVRVLGIVAVVAGHTLVSPTTRTLLYSWHVPLFFVLAGYFWSPHRTLGRELLTRFRTLLRPMLTWLVLIGTVFLILDLQLEDTTWQRLAGPLADGENSALPFTTFWFVTALFFSAVLLRMLWLLPRPVTWAVAGVGLLLSVTAGPQLANTPLSVGSAVPCVAFLALGVIARALRPRIARPALVGAALLAVSAVLVVTGTTRPLDIKQGDFGTPVLSTVVAVAISFGLILTAEALFRKAPPRVGRAVTVLAYGGFMVVLTHPLVLWLMKTYGPPVPSALLFALCLLIPWAVALAALATRASAWLTGVEPAVSSPSCTSAAPPSGR from the coding sequence ATGAGCATCACCACGATGAGCACCGCGGAGGCGACGGCAGCGCCCGCTCCCGCGACGGAGACCGAGCCTGCCGCGAAGCCCCGCTCCGGCGCCGTCGACCTGGTGCGCGTCCTCGGTATCGTCGCAGTCGTCGCCGGTCACACCCTCGTCTCGCCGACGACGCGGACCCTCCTCTACAGCTGGCACGTCCCGCTGTTCTTCGTCCTCGCCGGATATTTCTGGTCGCCGCACCGCACCCTCGGACGCGAGCTCCTCACGCGGTTCCGGACCCTGCTGCGGCCGATGCTCACCTGGCTGGTGCTGATCGGGACGGTCTTCCTCATCCTCGACCTGCAGCTGGAGGACACCACCTGGCAGCGGCTGGCCGGGCCCCTCGCCGATGGCGAGAACTCCGCGCTGCCGTTCACGACGTTCTGGTTCGTGACCGCGCTGTTCTTCTCCGCGGTCCTGCTGCGGATGCTCTGGCTGCTCCCGCGTCCGGTGACGTGGGCCGTCGCGGGTGTCGGGCTGCTCCTGAGCGTGACGGCCGGACCGCAGCTCGCGAACACGCCGCTGTCGGTGGGGTCCGCGGTGCCGTGCGTCGCCTTCCTGGCGCTCGGTGTCATCGCCCGGGCGCTCCGGCCCCGCATCGCGCGGCCGGCGCTGGTGGGCGCGGCGCTGCTCGCGGTCTCCGCCGTCCTCGTCGTCACGGGGACGACGCGCCCGCTCGACATCAAGCAGGGCGACTTCGGCACCCCGGTGCTCAGCACGGTGGTCGCCGTCGCCATCTCGTTCGGGCTGATCCTCACAGCCGAGGCGCTGTTCCGGAAGGCTCCGCCGCGCGTCGGCCGTGCGGTGACCGTGCTTGCCTACGGCGGGTTCATGGTGGTCCTGACGCACCCGTTGGTCCTCTGGCTGATGAAGACCTACGGCCCGCCGGTGCCGAGCGCGCTGCTGTTCGCGCTCTGCCTGCTGATCCCCTGGGCCGTCGCGCTGGCGGCGCTGGCGACCCGCGCGTCCGCGTGGCTGACCGGGGTGGAGCCGGCGGTCAGTTCCCCTTCGTGCACGTCTGCTGCGCCGCCGTCTGGCCGGTGA
- a CDS encoding SulP family inorganic anion transporter: MPRTRGLRRDLVPIVGQLRSYRRAWLRGDVIAGVTVAALIVPKNLGYAGIAGIPLQNGLYAAAAGAILYAVFGTSRQISMGPSSGLAAVAASAVLAAGITGEQDVASFVAGITLASGILFLLLAVFRLGWIAQFLSRAVVTGFLFGAAIDVVIGELPKLTGTETSGANPIQELRSWFGTLNDVHGTTVLVGVISLVVVFGLRAIAPRVPGALVLVVGGLLASALFGLGAKGVALVGDVPRGLPLPQLPNGQQLWDHAGTVALAAVALVMIGFSQTAGDARTFAAKHRYPIDINQESVAQSAANIGAGLFQGMPVSTSLSASSLNDRSGARTGLASLTSGITVLLTLLVLAPLFSILPKAVLGALIIEAVVSGMMDVPEMRRLFRVKKVDFWIAVVALLATLVFGVLAGVIIGIGLSLAWLVSVATHPEMPALGRERGTQVFRELDTNPGDELVPGVAVVRFDGGLFFATADALEDHLRSVIQADPGLTGIVLDCGGINFIDAQGAATLADVVTLARDAGVRLRLTRLKPSPRAVLEREGVIGLIGVDHIHGNIHRAVEAERHDAEGRRDGNA, from the coding sequence ATGCCCAGGACGCGCGGACTCCGTCGGGATCTGGTCCCGATCGTCGGCCAGCTCCGCTCCTATCGGCGCGCGTGGCTTCGCGGTGACGTGATCGCCGGGGTCACCGTCGCCGCCCTCATCGTCCCGAAGAACCTGGGGTACGCCGGCATCGCCGGCATCCCGTTGCAGAACGGCCTCTACGCGGCCGCTGCGGGCGCGATCCTCTACGCGGTCTTCGGGACGAGCCGGCAGATCTCGATGGGACCCAGCTCCGGACTCGCGGCGGTGGCGGCCAGCGCCGTGCTCGCGGCGGGCATCACCGGCGAGCAGGACGTCGCCTCGTTCGTCGCCGGCATCACCCTCGCCTCCGGCATCCTGTTCCTCCTGCTCGCCGTCTTCCGGCTGGGCTGGATCGCCCAGTTCCTCTCGCGGGCCGTGGTCACCGGCTTCCTCTTCGGCGCGGCGATCGACGTCGTGATCGGGGAGCTCCCGAAGCTCACCGGAACCGAGACCAGCGGAGCCAACCCGATCCAGGAGCTGCGGTCGTGGTTCGGGACGCTGAACGACGTGCACGGGACGACGGTGCTCGTCGGCGTCATCTCCCTCGTCGTCGTCTTCGGACTCCGCGCGATAGCACCGAGGGTTCCCGGCGCACTGGTGCTCGTGGTCGGCGGTCTGCTGGCCTCGGCGCTGTTCGGCCTCGGAGCGAAGGGTGTTGCGCTGGTCGGGGATGTTCCGCGCGGGTTGCCGCTCCCGCAGCTCCCCAACGGTCAGCAGTTGTGGGACCATGCGGGCACCGTCGCCCTGGCCGCCGTGGCGCTGGTCATGATCGGCTTCTCCCAGACCGCCGGCGACGCGCGCACGTTCGCGGCCAAGCATCGCTATCCGATCGACATCAACCAGGAGTCGGTCGCCCAGTCCGCGGCGAACATCGGCGCCGGCCTGTTCCAGGGGATGCCCGTGTCGACCAGCCTGTCGGCGAGCTCGCTCAACGATCGCTCGGGGGCGAGGACCGGGCTCGCCTCGCTCACCTCGGGCATCACGGTGCTGCTGACGCTGCTGGTCCTCGCGCCGCTGTTCTCCATCCTCCCCAAGGCGGTCCTCGGAGCCCTGATCATCGAAGCCGTCGTCAGCGGGATGATGGACGTCCCGGAGATGCGGCGGCTGTTCCGGGTGAAGAAGGTGGACTTCTGGATCGCCGTCGTCGCACTCCTCGCCACCCTGGTCTTCGGCGTGCTCGCCGGCGTGATCATCGGCATCGGTCTCTCCCTCGCGTGGCTGGTCTCCGTGGCCACCCACCCGGAGATGCCGGCCCTCGGCCGCGAACGCGGCACTCAGGTCTTCCGAGAGCTCGACACGAACCCGGGTGACGAGCTCGTGCCCGGCGTGGCCGTCGTGCGGTTCGACGGCGGCCTGTTCTTCGCCACCGCCGATGCGCTCGAGGACCATCTGCGCAGCGTCATCCAGGCCGACCCGGGGCTGACCGGGATCGTCCTCGACTGCGGCGGCATCAACTTCATCGACGCGCAGGGCGCTGCCACGCTGGCGGACGTCGTGACCCTGGCCAGGGACGCCGGCGTCCGCCTCCGCCTCACCCGGCTGAAGCCGAGCCCGCGGGCCGTGCTCGAGCGCGAAGGAGTGATCGGACTCATCGGGGTCGACCACATCCACGGCAACATCCACCGGGCCGTCGAAGCGGAGCGGCACGACGCCGAAGGCCGACGCGACGGCAACGCCTGA
- a CDS encoding TetR/AcrR family transcriptional regulator has translation MTAAPPRRIRLTKQDRRAQLLAEATLQIAHSGYQGFTMDGLAKASRLTHAGVLHHFASKKELLVEVLRHRDELDAAAALPDSAIPSDPAGLRAVLDALVERNFRQPEIVRLYTVLSAEALNPEHPAHEYFRDRLQQIRRLIAGSLALPPGIADDFAVDYLSFMDGLQLNWLRDPTIDFLGRWRDFADGLLARVDRG, from the coding sequence ATGACCGCCGCCCCTCCCCGTCGCATACGACTGACCAAGCAGGACCGGCGCGCCCAGCTGCTGGCGGAGGCCACCCTCCAGATCGCGCACAGCGGCTACCAGGGGTTCACGATGGACGGCCTGGCCAAAGCCAGCCGGCTGACCCACGCCGGCGTGCTCCACCACTTCGCCTCGAAGAAGGAGCTGCTCGTCGAGGTGCTCCGCCACCGCGACGAGCTGGATGCCGCCGCCGCTCTACCCGACTCGGCGATCCCCTCCGATCCGGCCGGGCTCCGTGCCGTGCTCGACGCCCTGGTCGAACGGAACTTCCGGCAGCCCGAGATCGTGCGGCTCTACACCGTGCTGTCCGCCGAAGCGCTGAACCCGGAGCATCCCGCCCACGAGTACTTCCGCGACCGCCTCCAGCAGATCCGCCGGCTGATCGCCGGTTCGCTCGCCCTCCCGCCCGGCATAGCCGACGACTTCGCCGTGGACTACCTGTCGTTCATGGACGGGCTCCAGCTCAACTGGCTGCGAGACCCGACGATCGACTTCCTCGGCCGGTGGCGCGACTTCGCCGACGGGCTTCTGGCGCGCGTCGATCGGGGCTGA
- a CDS encoding MFS transporter has protein sequence MLTDFIHLGSSGALAAIPLFGVASLAGILVSIVVAGPLSDRIGRRKPFIFAASVLVGVALIIPMVSPTFGGWLAFSVVSGLGFGAFQSVDQALMSEVLPSATSFGKDLGVVNIAATLPQTIAPAVAGFIILTFGGYLALFPIGIALSVLGAFAVWFIRSVR, from the coding sequence ATCCTGACGGACTTCATCCATCTCGGCTCCAGCGGGGCGCTGGCCGCGATCCCGCTGTTCGGCGTCGCGAGCCTGGCCGGCATCCTGGTCTCGATCGTCGTCGCCGGCCCACTGTCCGACCGGATCGGGCGGCGCAAGCCGTTCATCTTCGCCGCGTCGGTCCTGGTCGGCGTCGCCCTGATCATCCCCATGGTCTCGCCGACTTTCGGCGGATGGCTGGCGTTCTCGGTGGTGTCCGGTCTCGGCTTCGGCGCCTTCCAGTCGGTCGACCAGGCGTTGATGAGCGAGGTGCTGCCCTCGGCCACGTCGTTCGGCAAGGATCTCGGGGTGGTCAACATCGCCGCGACCCTGCCGCAGACCATCGCTCCGGCGGTGGCTGGATTCATCATCCTGACCTTCGGCGGCTACCTCGCACTGTTCCCGATCGGCATCGCCCTGTCGGTCCTCGGAGCCTTCGCGGTCTGGTTCATCCGGTCGGTCCGGTAG